The window TTTTTTGCCGCGAACAATCGGCGCCAGGACGATCAGCCGCGTTTTTTCCGGAAGATTCAGGACCGTCTCCACCATGGTATCGATCTTCTGTGAGCGGATTTCCCGGCCGCAGACGGTACAGTGGGGAATGCCGATCCGGGCGAAGAGGAGACGCAGGTAATCGTATATTTCCGTCACGGTGCCCACGGTGGAACGGGGGTTATGGCTGGCGGAGCGCTGTTCGATGGCGATGGCCGGAGACAGCCCCTCGATGGATTCCACGTCCGGTTTATCCATCTGGCCGATGAACTGCCGGGCGTAGGTGGACAGGGACTCCACATACCTCCGCTGGCCTTCCGCGTAAATCGTGTCAAAGGCCAGGGAGGATTTTCCTGAACCGCTGACTCCGGTGATGACGACCAGCTGGTTGCGGGGGATGTCGAGGGTGATGTTTTTCAGATTGTGCTGTGACGCACCCTTGATGCGGATAAAATCGGACATGTTAAAGATAGGTCCTATGGTGTTCTTCCAATTCAAGGTCGATGAAGACTTCCAGGAGGCGATGCGCAGGCGACGCCGGCGGTTTCCAGGACGAAGGTCAAGGAGCCGGCAAGGTCCGCCGACGCAGCGAATGCTTTTGATGGAGAATTGGAACTACAGCTTTATGACAATGTGAGATCTAGCCCTTAAATCGCTGAGCCAGGAATCAAGCTTCTTATCGATCTTCTCATCCTCGAGCTTGGCTTTTATCTCCTGCCGTATGATTTCAATCGACTTGTTGCCTTCTCCACGGCGGTCGACCACCTGAATTATGTGAAAGCCCACAGGGGATTCAATGACGTCGCTGATGGTATTCCTGCTCAGGCTGAAGGCCACTTTTTCCACTTCGGGCAGCATGGTGCCTTTTTCCACATATCCCAGATCTCCACTGGAAGAGGCTGCCGCTCCCCGGGCAAGCTGGGCTGCGAGCGCATCAAAGGATTCTCCCGCCTTGAGACGCTTCAGGATATCCGTTGCCTCCGCCTGAAGTTTTGCCTTGGCATTGCCGTCCATGTTCTTGGGGAAGGGCAGAAGGATCTGCTTGAGTTTGACCGCTTCGCTTCCTTCATAATCCTCCTGATGGAGGCGATAGTATTCGCCGATTTCCTCGTCGCTGACGTAAATCTTGGAACGGACTTCCCGCCGGAGGAGGCGACTCCGGACCATGGATTCCTTCACGTCTTTCTTGTAGGTATCAAAGGTGGTGCCTTCGCTGGCGAGGGACTTTTGGAACGCCTCAAGAGTCGTCTTCTTCTTGGCCAGCATCGTTCGAATCGAGGACAGGACATCTTCGTCCGTGACGATGATGCCTGATTTCTTCGCTTCCTGTTCAATGAGCAGGGTGTCGATCATCCGGTTCAGCAGGGTGCGTTTGGTTTCTGCTATCATCCGTTCCCTGTTTCCCACTGGGACATTGTCTTCGATCCTTTTTATATATGGTTTGAAGGCCGTATTCAATTCCACCAGGGTGATGATTTCGTTATTGACATAGGCGACAATGCGGTCAACCACTTCCGCCCGCCCTGAGAGGGAAGCGGTCAGGACGGAAAGCAGGACCGCGGCAAAGGCAAAAATCTTTTTCAAGTAAAGCCTCCTTTTGAATGCAATTCGGGATGAAGGACGGCAACAAAATGATGTATCGAGCGAAACTCTAGCAGAATGCGCTTCCGGCTTCAATGCTTATTCCAGTTCCGGATCTGTTTCTTCTGCTCTCCGCCCTTTTTTCAGGAGAGTAGACGCAACACCTCCCCTGCTGCGGGCAGAATTTCATTCCCCTGCAGACCGGGAAGGGGGATGTAAAGCTTGTAGTCCGGCGTCAGACGCAGGCCGCGGAACTTCCGGCGGGCCAGGGCCAGGATCCGTTCCGGTTCCACGGGTGTGTCGGCACAGAAAAAGATGAACAACTGTTTTGAATCGTAGCCCATTTTCCTGGCCCGGAGCTCCTTCAGGCGGTTGCGCAGCCGGATGACGTCGAGGAGGTTGGCCACTTCCGGCGGCAGGTAGCCGAAGCAATCCGCAAGTTCTTCACGGATTTCCGCCAATTCTTCATCTGAATCGGCGGTGGAAATCCGTTTGTACGTGACCAGCCGCCGATGCACATCCGCCATGTATTCTTCCGGGATAAAGGCCGGGAGCCCCAGGTGAATTTCCGGCACCACTTCTTCCTCGGGCATCGCCTCTCCCTTGATTTCGCGAATCGTCTTTTCCATGAGTTCCGTGTACAGTTCGTAGCCGACCGCCGACACGTGCCCCGACTGCGAAGTTCCCAGCAGATTGCCGCCTCCCCTTATCTCCATGTCGCTGGAGGCGATCCGGAACCCGGAGCCGGGTTCCGAAAAGTCCACAATGACCTGCAACCGTTTCTGGGCGTCCCGGGAAAGCAGCATGCCCTTGGGCACAAGAAGATAGGCGTAGGCCTCTTCGCTGGACCGTCCCACCCGTCCCCGGATCTGGTAGAGCTGGGCCAGGCCGAACCGGTCGGCCCGGTTGATGAGAATCGTATTGGCCGTGGGGATATCCAGACCGGAGCCGATGATGGTTGTGCAGACCAGGACATTGCACTCCTTCCGCAGAAACCGGCCCATGGCGTCCTCGATCTCCTTGGGCTTCATCTGTCCGTGGACGACGCTTATCTCTGCCTCCGGGACCAGTTTCTCCACAAAGCGGGCCATG is drawn from Syntrophus gentianae and contains these coding sequences:
- a CDS encoding peptidylprolyl isomerase, whose amino-acid sequence is MKKIFAFAAVLLSVLTASLSGRAEVVDRIVAYVNNEIITLVELNTAFKPYIKRIEDNVPVGNRERMIAETKRTLLNRMIDTLLIEQEAKKSGIIVTDEDVLSSIRTMLAKKKTTLEAFQKSLASEGTTFDTYKKDVKESMVRSRLLRREVRSKIYVSDEEIGEYYRLHQEDYEGSEAVKLKQILLPFPKNMDGNAKAKLQAEATDILKRLKAGESFDALAAQLARGAAASSSGDLGYVEKGTMLPEVEKVAFSLSRNTISDVIESPVGFHIIQVVDRRGEGNKSIEIIRQEIKAKLEDEKIDKKLDSWLSDLRARSHIVIKL